The nucleotide window AAGCATGAACAACGCAGTGCAGGAAGCCACCGAGATCGATCCGCTGGATCGGATCGAGAAGAACATCAAGATCAACGCCGGCCCGGAGAAGGTGTTCGAGATCGTGTCCCGGCCGGGTTGGTGGATCAACGACGGCACCGAGATCGATCCCGAACCGGACCTGCGCCAAGAGGGCGACGTCACCGTGGTGAGCAGTCCGAAGCTCGGCGAGTACCGGATGCAGACCGTCGCGTCCGACCCACCTCACTACGTCGCCATCCGCTGGCACCATCAACTGCCGGACGACGGCATCAAGCGGTCGACGCTGGTGGAGTTCCGACTCGAACCGCAGCCCGACGGCGTCCTACTGAGCGTGGTCGAGAGCGGATTCAGCAAGCTGCAGAAGCCGCGCGAGGACTGGCTCGCCGATCGGGCCGGCAACACCGAGGGTTGGGAGCTGGAGCTGGGTCTGGTTCGTGCCCTCGTCGAGGCGTCGTGACCC belongs to Microlunatus elymi and includes:
- a CDS encoding SRPBCC domain-containing protein, producing MNNAVQEATEIDPLDRIEKNIKINAGPEKVFEIVSRPGWWINDGTEIDPEPDLRQEGDVTVVSSPKLGEYRMQTVASDPPHYVAIRWHHQLPDDGIKRSTLVEFRLEPQPDGVLLSVVESGFSKLQKPREDWLADRAGNTEGWELELGLVRALVEAS